Sequence from the Bifidobacteriaceae bacterium genome:
GCTGGAAGACTACCTGGGCGGATAGCCAAAGCGGCGCTGGCCCGAAGGCGGATAGCGCCGATAGCCCGCCGGCACCGTCTCGCCGTTCGGCAACTCGCAATAGACCTCAACACGGTGGTTCACTTCGGAGTCCTCACCCGAGACACCAGGGCGCGCTCCGCCACCAACCGGCCGTGATCCGAGTTCAGCGCGTCAACTGCCCTGATCACCGCCTCTGACTGGCCCAGAACCCGCAGCACGCGGAACACGTTCTCGATCGACACGCCGCCCTGCCCATGCTCAATGGCGCGCAGGGTGTCGCGGCTGATTCCAGCCCGTTCCGCCACCATCCGTGCGGTCAATCGCTGGATCTTCCGCCAGTTTGCCAGGTTCACGCCGAACCGAGCCAGGTCTCGAACTGCCAGGGTCGACGGCCGCTTGACCACGCCACCCCCTTCATTTATGACAAAGATTCCCGTCATTACAACCCATAACGGCGGGAATCTTGGCCTTTAGCGATAGTCAGCTGCAGCCGCTGGTGGCGCCGCAGCCCTCGCAGACGTGGCAGGAGCCGGAGGGCCGCATCTTGGTGCCGCAAGTCATGCAGATGGGGGCGTCCGCCGCCCGGCCCTGAAGGGCCTCGAACAGTTCGGCTGTCGAATGCACGCGCTTGTCCGGGGCCGCGCTGGTGGCGTGTCCCCGTTCAATCGCGACGCCCTGGCTGACCGTGTCCGGGTCCACGTCCTCGAAATCGTCGTAGGAACCGGTCTCCAGTTGGCGCTCGCGTTCCGCCGCCGTGTAGATGCCGAGCGCCGAACGGGCCTCGAAGGACAGGTGGTCCAAGGCCAGGCGGCGGAAAATGTAGTCCATCACCGACTGGGCCATCCGCACGTCCGGGTCGTCTGTCAGGCCGGCCGGCTCGAAACGCTGGTTGGTGAACTTCTGGACAAAGGTCTCCAGGGGCACCCCGTACTGCAGGCCGATCGAAACCGCGATCGAGAAGGCGTCCATCACCCCGGCCAGGGTGGAGCCCTGCTTGCCGAGTTTCAGGAAGACCTCGCCCAGTTCGCGGTGCTCGTTGTCGAAGCAGCCCGCAGTGATGTACCCCTGGGCGCCCCCCACGGAGAAGGACGTGGTGATCGAATACCGCCGCTTCGGCAGCCGCCGCCGGGACGGCTGATGCGACGGCGCGGCGTTGGCCTTGGGCTCCTTGTTCGCTTTGGCGTCTGAGAGCGGCTGCGACACCTTGCAGTTGTCGCGGTAGATCGCCAGCGCCTTGAGGCCCAGCTTCCAACCTTGGAAATAGACGTCCTCGATTTCCTCGACGGTGGCCGATTCGGGCAGGTTGACCGTCTTGGAGATGGCCCCGGACAGGAACGGCTGGGCCGCCGCCATCATGCGCACGTGGCCCATGGGGCCGATCGACCGCTGGCCCACGGCGCAGTCGAAGACCGGGTAGTGCTCGGTCTTGAGGCCTGGGGCGTCCACCACATGGCCGTGCTCGGTGATGTGCTCGACGATCGCCTCGATGGTCTCCGGCTCGTAGCCCAGCTTGGCGAGCGCCAGCGGCACGGTCCGGTTGACAATCTGCATGGACCCGCCGCCGACCAGTTTCTTGTACTTGACCAGCGAGAAGTCCGGCTCAATGCCGGTTGTGTCGCAGTCCATCATGAAGCCGATTGTGCCGGTGGGCGCCAGCACCGAGGCCTGGGCGTTGCGCCACCCGTTCTCCTGCCCCAGGCGCAGCACGTCCTCCCACGCCTTCGACGCAGCCCGATGCACGTCCCCGTCAAGAGCGGAGGAGGGGGTCAGCGCGTCGTTGGCGGCGTGGTGTTTGCGCATCACCCGCTGGTGGGCGGCGGCGTTTTGGGCGTAGCCGTCATAGGGGCCGACGACCGCCGCCAGTTCGGCCGAGCGCCGGTAGGCCGCGGCGGTCATCAGCGAGGTGATGGCGGCCGCGAGCGAACGCCCGGCGTCCGAGTCATAGGCCAGGCCGGAGGCCATGAGCAGCGCGCCCAAGTTGGCGTACCCAATCCCAAGTTGCCTAAAGCGCCTGGTGGTCGCCCCAATCGACTCGGTCGGGAAATCGGCGAAGGTGATCGAGATGTCCATTGCGGTGATGATCAATTCGACCGCCCGCTCAAACCGGGCCACTTCGAAGGCGCCGTCGGATCCCACGAAGGCGAGTAGGTTCAGCGAGGCCAAGTTGCAAGACGAGTTGTCCAGGTGCATGTACTCGGAGCAGGGGTTCGAGGCCGTGATGCGCCCGGTTTCCGGCGAGGTGTGCCAAGCGTTGATCGTGTCGTCGTACTGGATCCCCGGATCGGCGCACTCCCAGGCCGCCTGGGCCACCTTCCGGAACAGTTGGCGGGCGTCAACCTCTTCGATGACCTCGCCGTTCAGGCGGCCGCGCAGACCGAAGCTGGCGCCGTTCTCCACCGCCCGCATGAATTCGTCGGACACCCGGACGGAGTTGTTGGCATTCTGGTACTGGACCGAAGAGATGTCCCGCCCGTCCAGGTCCATGTCGAAGCCGGCGTCTCGCAACGCCCGGATCTTCTTCTCCTCGTGCGCCTTGGTCGCCACGAACTCCTCGATGTCGGGGTGGTCAATGTCCAAGACGACCATTTTGGCGGCGCGCCTGGTGGCGCCGCCGGACTTGATGGTCCCGGCGGAGGCGTCCGCGCCGCGCATGAACGACACGGGTCCCGATGCCGTGCCGCCAGACGAGCGCAGCAGTTCCTTTGAGGACCGGATTCGCGACAGGTTGACCCCCGAGCCGGAGCCGCCTTTGAAGATCATGCCCTCTTCCCGGTACCAGTTCAGAATCGACTCCATGGAGTCGTCAACCGACAAGATGAAGCAAGCCGAGACCTGCTGCGGGGAGGGGGTGCCCACATTGAACCAAACCGGCGAGTTGAACGAGAAGTGCTGGTGCAACAGCAGCCAGGTCAACTCGTCGCCGAAGACCTCGGCGTCCTTGGGGCTGGCGAAATAGCCGGCGTCCAAACCCGCCTGCCGGTACTTGCCGACCACCCGGTCGATGACTTGGCGCAGGGAGTATTCCCGCTCGGGGGTGTCCAGGGCGCCGCGAAAATACTTGGTGGCGACGATCGTGGAGGCGTTGACCGACCAGAAGCTCGGGAACTCCGCGCCATACTGGGCGAAGACCATCTCCCCCGTCTTCCAGTTGGTCTGGACCACGTCCCGCGCCTCCCAGTCGACCTCCGCGTAGGGATGAACGGACGGCTTGGAAAACACTCTCGGTATGGTTAATCCGCGGTCAAGCTGGCGGGCGGCAGGGGTCGAAGTTGTCTGGGTCATGATTCCTGTTCCTGTTCCAAATCGTTGTCTTCGCCTGGTCCTCGAAGGACGGCGATCTCCTTGAGGAAGTCGTCAATTGACTCAAAAGAGCGGTAGACCGAGGCGAACCGGAGGTACGCGACCTCGTCCAGCCGCCTGAGCGGGCCGAGCACTGCCAGCCCCACCTGGTGCGAATCGACCTCGGCCGCGCCGGTTGACCGGATCTGGTCTTCAACCTGATGGGCCAGCATGGTCAACTGGTCTTCGCTGACCGGGCGGCCCTGGCAGGCCCGCCGCACTCCGCGCACCACCTTGTCCCGGCTGAACGGCTCCGTTGTGCCGCACCGCTTGATGACCGCAAGCGCCACCGTCTCCACGGTGGTGAAGCGCCGCGAACACGATTGGCACTGGCGGCGCCGACGGGTCGAGGTGCCATCCTCGGCCGTCCGCGAGTCGATCACGCGCGAGTCCTCATGGCGGCAGAACGGGCAATGCACGGGGAACACTCTAACAAGATATTGGGCCGATTCAAGCGGCGACCCACTACATCTTGGGCCGACTTCGGAATCGAACCGACCGCCCCAGGCCGGTTCGCTCACTCCCTTGGAACCTCCAGCACGTCGCCGACCTGGAGCGTGGAGCCCCTCAGCCCGTTGATACGTTGCAAACGGGTCACCACGCCTTGCACGTCTTGGCCGCCGTCCGCCAGCGCGCTGGCGATCGACCAGAGCGTGTCGCCGGACTGCACCACCACTTGCCGGGTCGGCACATAGCGCTCGTCCGCCGTGGCCGCGCCGGCCCGAAACGCTCCGGCCGCCAGCGCGAGGGCCAACCCGGCGACCACGATCCAACCGCGCCGCGTCAATTCCGAGGCTTGGCCGCCAGGCCGGGGCCGGGCGCCTGTCCGGCTCCGGGGAGCCATCCCGCCGGTCCACGCGCCGCCCGCGACATCTTGGCGAACCGCCCGCCGCGGGGCCCGCGTGCCGGCCCACTTGCCAACCGGCCCCCGCGTCCCGGAGGCCATCATCACCGCTGTCATAACTCGCCTTCCCTTCACGTAGTACATCTGTTCCATTTTGGCCAGACTTCGACTATGCTGGTAGCCAACACCCAACCTCTGACACTGTTTCCACCAGGGGAAACGCAGGAGAGATCATGAATCAAGACAAGAAGTACCCCAAGACAACCCAGCGCGGCCTGTCCCCCAGGCAACGGGCCATCCTGGACGTGATCAAGGAGTCACTGGAGCGCCGCGGCTACGCCCCGTCAATGCGGGAGATCGGCGACGCGGTCAACCTGACCAGCCCCTCCAGCGTCAAGCACCAACTCGAGGTGATCGAGGCGAAAGGCTATCTCCGCCGCGACCGCCGCCTGCCCCGCGCCATGGAGGTGATCGATCCGAACGCCGACATGCCCCAACTGCTGCGACCGGGCGCGGAAGAGCCCAAACCGCGGTATGTGCCGTTGGTGGGCCGGATCGCCGCGGGCCATCCCATCCTGGCCGAACAGAACGTCGAAGCCCTGTATCCGCTTCCCCGCGAACTGGTCGGCGACGGCGAGGTCTTCATGTTGACTGTCCACGGCGACTCCATGATTGACGCCGCCATCGCGAACGGCGACAAGGTGGTGGTGCGGCGGCAGCCGACTGCTGAGAACGGCGAGATCGTGGTCGCCCTGATCGGCGACGAGGCGACCGTCAAGACCCTCGACACCTCCACCAACCGGGTGTGGCTGCGCGCGGCCAACCCGGCCTACGAGCCGATAGAGGGGCACAAGGCCCGCATCCTCGGCCGGGTCACCTGCGTTCTCCGCAGCCTCTAGCCCGGCCCCACGCCCCACGCGCGCCCCAGGCGGCAGGCCGGCCGGTCAGCCCACCGCCGCGTCCACTCCGGCCAATTCTGCGGCCAGCGCCTCCGGGACGCGGGCGCGCAGGCGCGTGCCCGCAGCCTCATAGGTTTGCCCCAGGATCTCGCCCTGCCGGTGGGTTCGCGCGACCAAGTCGCCCCTGGTGAACGGCACCACCACGTCGACCTCGACCGGCGGACGGGGCAGCGCCCGCTCAATCGCCCGGCCCAGGTCCTCCAAGCCCTGGCCTGTGCGCGAGGAGACGGCGACCGAACCGGGATGAGCGGACATCAACAGGTCTAGCTCGGCCGGGTCGGCGGCATCGGACTTGGTGAAAACCATCAACTCCCGGCCCCGCTCCTGGGGCCCGGCGATCTCCGCCAACGTCTGGCGGACGGCTTCGATGCGGCCCTCCGCGTCCGGCGCCGAGGCGTCCACGACGTGCAGCAGAACGTCCGCCAAAGCCGACTCCTCCAAAGTGGAGGCGAAGGCGTCGACCAACTCGTGGGGCAACCGGCGCACAAACCCGACCGTGTCGGCAATGGTGTAGAGGCGGCCGTCGCCGGTCTTGACCGCCCGCACGGTGGGGTCGAGGGTGGCGAAAAGCTGGTCGTCCACCAGCACGTTTGCGCCCGTGAGCGCGTTGAGCAGCGAAGACTTCCCGGCGTTGGTGTAGCCGACCAGGCCGACCGAGGGAACCCCGGCCCGCTCGCGCTGGGACCGGCGCGCCGCCCTGCCCGGCGCCATGGCCTTGATGTCGCGGCGGAGCTTTGCCATCCGGGTGCGGATGCGGCGGCGGTCCAACTCGATCTTGGTCTCACCCGGGCCGCGCGAGCCGATCCCGGCGCCGCCGGCCACCCGGCCGCCAGCCTGACGGGACATCGACTCGCCCCAGCCGCGCAGGCGCGGCAGCAGATATTCCAACTGGGCCAGTTCGACCTGCGCGCGCCCCTCCCTGGACTTGGCGTGCGAGGCGAAAATGTCGAGAATGACCGCCGTGCGGTCAACCACCTTCACTTTGACCACGTCTTCCAGCGCCCGCCTCTGAGACGGGGCCAACTCCGAGTCGGTCACAACCGTGTCCGCCCCCAGAGTCTTGACCAGGTCCGCCAACTCGGCCGCTTTGCCAGAGCCCAGGTAGGTGGCCGGGTCGGGCTGCGGACGCTTCTGCAAAACCGCGTCCAACACCTCCGAACCCGCCGTCTCCGCCAGTGCCGCCAGTTCGCCGAGGGACGCCTCCGCCTCCGTTTTGGTGACGTCGCCGCCGTACAGGCCGACCAGCACGACCCGTTCCAGGCGCAGTTGGCGGTACTCGACCTCGCTGACGTCGTCGAGTTCGGTCGCCAGGCCGGCGACTCGTTGCAGGGCCGCGCGCTCCTCGCGCTCCAGTTGGTCCCACCGCTCGTCACGGGAATGCTCCCGCGGCTCTTGCCCGGGCGTTCGGCCCTGCCCGCCGCCGCCGCCCGAACCGGCCGTTTGGGCGGTCGCCGGACCTTGGCGCGGTGGCCACCTTGATTCAGTCATCTCGCCTCACATTACTCTTGGCCTGTGTCGCATTACTTTGAACCCGCCCCCGAGGTCCCGCCCCGTGAACTGAAGGAGTTCGAAGTCCGCCTGGCCGGAGCCCCCGCCCGTGTGGTCTCCGCGCCGGGAGTCTTCGCTTCCGGCCGCCTGGACCTTGGCACCGCGCAGTTGCTGCGGACCGAGGACCGACTGGGCGGCGCTATCCCCGCGACCGGCCAGTTCCTGGACTTGGGCTGCGGCTGGGGACCCATCGCCCTCACCCTGGCCCGCCTGGCGCCCGCGGCGCAGGTTTGGGCTGTGGACGTCAACCCGCGCGCGCTCCAGTTGGCCGCCCTGAACGCCGAGCGGCTCGGCCTGGCCAACGTCCGCGCCGCCTTGCCCGGCGCCGTTCCCGCCGGTCTCGAATTCGACTTGCTGTGGTCCAATCCGCCAATCCGGATCGGCAAGGACGCGCTGCGCCGGCTGCTGCGGGAATGGCTTGGCCGTCTGCGCGCGGGCGCGCACGCGGACCTGGTGGTCCAAAAGAACCTCGGGGCCGATTCGCTCAGCCGTTGGCTTGACTCCGAGCCGGGTTGGCGCGCCGCGAAGCTGGCCAGCGCGAAAGGCTACCGAATCATCCGGGCGGCCCGCACCGCCTGACCCGCCAGACGTCAGAGGATTTCGCCCTTGGCGACCAGCTTGGCCGGGCCGGTCAACTCGACCACGTCGTCCACCATCCGGACGCCCAGGGTTCCGCCGGGAACCTCCACGGTCCAGGTGGTCGGGCCCGCCGCGCCCGCCCAGGCCCAGGCGGCCAGGGCCGCCGCCGCAGCGCCGGTGCCGCAAGACAAGGTCTCCCCCACGCCGCGTTCGTAAACCCGCATCTTGATCACGCCCGCCGCCCGGTCGATCAGCGCGAACTCGACGTTCGCGCCGGCCGTCGGCGCCGGCGTCAGCTTGGGCGCGTCCGACAAGTCCAAGGCGGCCAGTTCTTCGGCCGTGACGGGCGCCACGACATGCGGATTGCCGACGTCGACCGTCAGCCCGCCGAGCGGCCGGTCCAGGCCGTCGACGAAGACCTGCCTGTCGCAACCGCGCCGGACGGCCCCCTGGCCGCCGCAGAACTTCCACGTCCCCAGGTCGACCACATAGTCCTGGTCCTCTTGGCGGACGGTGACCACGCCGCCGCGCGTGCCTATCCGCAGGCCCTGTCCGTCCGACAGGTCGGCCAGCCCCTCGGCCAGCAGGAACGCCGCGAAGACGCGGATGCCGTTGCCGCACATCTCCGCCAGCGACCCGTCCGCGTTGCGGTAGTCCATGAACCATTCGGCCCCGGCCGCCGCCGCGTCGGCCCCGTCTTCGGTCGCCGACGCGCGAACGGCCCTCATGACGCCATCGCCGCCAATCCCGAATCGCCGGTCCGCCAGCGCCGCCGCCAATTCCTTGGTCAGCGGGCGCTCCCCCGCGGGATCCGCGTACAGCACAAAATCGTTGCCGGTGCCCTGACCCTTGGTAAAGGCCAACCCCTCCGGCAAGGGGGTCATGTCGTTTGGCACCCGGTCAGCATAAGCCAATCAGCGTGAGTTTTCCTCATCGCGCAGTACCGCCAAGGCCTGATCGGTCAGGTCCGGCGCGGCGGCGTCCAGCCAAACGATCCTCGGATCGCGCCGGAACCACTTCAACTGCCGCCGGGCCAG
This genomic interval carries:
- a CDS encoding helix-turn-helix transcriptional regulator; this translates as MVKRPSTLAVRDLARFGVNLANWRKIQRLTARMVAERAGISRDTLRAIEHGQGGVSIENVFRVLRVLGQSEAVIRAVDALNSDHGRLVAERALVSRVRTPK
- a CDS encoding vitamin B12-dependent ribonucleotide reductase, with the translated sequence MTQTTSTPAARQLDRGLTIPRVFSKPSVHPYAEVDWEARDVVQTNWKTGEMVFAQYGAEFPSFWSVNASTIVATKYFRGALDTPEREYSLRQVIDRVVGKYRQAGLDAGYFASPKDAEVFGDELTWLLLHQHFSFNSPVWFNVGTPSPQQVSACFILSVDDSMESILNWYREEGMIFKGGSGSGVNLSRIRSSKELLRSSGGTASGPVSFMRGADASAGTIKSGGATRRAAKMVVLDIDHPDIEEFVATKAHEEKKIRALRDAGFDMDLDGRDISSVQYQNANNSVRVSDEFMRAVENGASFGLRGRLNGEVIEEVDARQLFRKVAQAAWECADPGIQYDDTINAWHTSPETGRITASNPCSEYMHLDNSSCNLASLNLLAFVGSDGAFEVARFERAVELIITAMDISITFADFPTESIGATTRRFRQLGIGYANLGALLMASGLAYDSDAGRSLAAAITSLMTAAAYRRSAELAAVVGPYDGYAQNAAAHQRVMRKHHAANDALTPSSALDGDVHRAASKAWEDVLRLGQENGWRNAQASVLAPTGTIGFMMDCDTTGIEPDFSLVKYKKLVGGGSMQIVNRTVPLALAKLGYEPETIEAIVEHITEHGHVVDAPGLKTEHYPVFDCAVGQRSIGPMGHVRMMAAAQPFLSGAISKTVNLPESATVEEIEDVYFQGWKLGLKALAIYRDNCKVSQPLSDAKANKEPKANAAPSHQPSRRRLPKRRYSITTSFSVGGAQGYITAGCFDNEHRELGEVFLKLGKQGSTLAGVMDAFSIAVSIGLQYGVPLETFVQKFTNQRFEPAGLTDDPDVRMAQSVMDYIFRRLALDHLSFEARSALGIYTAAERERQLETGSYDDFEDVDPDTVSQGVAIERGHATSAAPDKRVHSTAELFEALQGRAADAPICMTCGTKMRPSGSCHVCEGCGATSGCS
- the nrdR gene encoding transcriptional regulator NrdR; this translates as MHCPFCRHEDSRVIDSRTAEDGTSTRRRRQCQSCSRRFTTVETVALAVIKRCGTTEPFSRDKVVRGVRRACQGRPVSEDQLTMLAHQVEDQIRSTGAAEVDSHQVGLAVLGPLRRLDEVAYLRFASVYRSFESIDDFLKEIAVLRGPGEDNDLEQEQES
- a CDS encoding LysM peptidoglycan-binding domain-containing protein — encoded protein: MYYVKGRRVMTAVMMASGTRGPVGKWAGTRAPRRAVRQDVAGGAWTGGMAPRSRTGARPRPGGQASELTRRGWIVVAGLALALAAGAFRAGAATADERYVPTRQVVVQSGDTLWSIASALADGGQDVQGVVTRLQRINGLRGSTLQVGDVLEVPRE
- the lexA gene encoding transcriptional repressor LexA → MNQDKKYPKTTQRGLSPRQRAILDVIKESLERRGYAPSMREIGDAVNLTSPSSVKHQLEVIEAKGYLRRDRRLPRAMEVIDPNADMPQLLRPGAEEPKPRYVPLVGRIAAGHPILAEQNVEALYPLPRELVGDGEVFMLTVHGDSMIDAAIANGDKVVVRRQPTAENGEIVVALIGDEATVKTLDTSTNRVWLRAANPAYEPIEGHKARILGRVTCVLRSL
- the hflX gene encoding GTPase HflX — translated: MTESRWPPRQGPATAQTAGSGGGGGQGRTPGQEPREHSRDERWDQLEREERAALQRVAGLATELDDVSEVEYRQLRLERVVLVGLYGGDVTKTEAEASLGELAALAETAGSEVLDAVLQKRPQPDPATYLGSGKAAELADLVKTLGADTVVTDSELAPSQRRALEDVVKVKVVDRTAVILDIFASHAKSREGRAQVELAQLEYLLPRLRGWGESMSRQAGGRVAGGAGIGSRGPGETKIELDRRRIRTRMAKLRRDIKAMAPGRAARRSQRERAGVPSVGLVGYTNAGKSSLLNALTGANVLVDDQLFATLDPTVRAVKTGDGRLYTIADTVGFVRRLPHELVDAFASTLEESALADVLLHVVDASAPDAEGRIEAVRQTLAEIAGPQERGRELMVFTKSDAADPAELDLLMSAHPGSVAVSSRTGQGLEDLGRAIERALPRPPVEVDVVVPFTRGDLVARTHRQGEILGQTYEAAGTRLRARVPEALAAELAGVDAAVG
- a CDS encoding methyltransferase; this encodes MSHYFEPAPEVPPRELKEFEVRLAGAPARVVSAPGVFASGRLDLGTAQLLRTEDRLGGAIPATGQFLDLGCGWGPIALTLARLAPAAQVWAVDVNPRALQLAALNAERLGLANVRAALPGAVPAGLEFDLLWSNPPIRIGKDALRRLLREWLGRLRAGAHADLVVQKNLGADSLSRWLDSEPGWRAAKLASAKGYRIIRAARTA
- the dapF gene encoding diaminopimelate epimerase, with amino-acid sequence MAYADRVPNDMTPLPEGLAFTKGQGTGNDFVLYADPAGERPLTKELAAALADRRFGIGGDGVMRAVRASATEDGADAAAAGAEWFMDYRNADGSLAEMCGNGIRVFAAFLLAEGLADLSDGQGLRIGTRGGVVTVRQEDQDYVVDLGTWKFCGGQGAVRRGCDRQVFVDGLDRPLGGLTVDVGNPHVVAPVTAEELAALDLSDAPKLTPAPTAGANVEFALIDRAAGVIKMRVYERGVGETLSCGTGAAAAALAAWAWAGAAGPTTWTVEVPGGTLGVRMVDDVVELTGPAKLVAKGEIL